The following coding sequences are from one Arcobacter nitrofigilis DSM 7299 window:
- a CDS encoding PAS domain-containing sensor histidine kinase, with protein MNFIFEEILLILGLIVISLLVFILILVYIINLNKRNKELNYWANSTIEGIALFEDGKLIKANNQVLKILGYKTFQEIYLKSYYDLTAPQEHYLIDKRIKGNYQDKYEIKLMRKDGSFTDALVKGNTIKNTNRRISIFVDISELKNTQRKLKELNLSLEEKINKEIRNNEEQESIMFQQSKFAEMGLMLHMIAHQWRQPLNNISLVVNLLIKKQKNGNLSIDTLDRFKNDFQKQINYLSNTIDDFREFFKPEKFKEKFSLLEMIQSTYSLLKPIFQRNNITFNLNIQVNVEYFGYENELSQVILNILNNSKDALIENNVLNKIVKIDAKESQNYLIINIQDNGKGVKEKNLKKLFEPYFSTKSQKTGTGLGLYMSKIIIEKHFNGNIFCKNILDGFEVTIKLPKIDNN; from the coding sequence ATGAATTTTATATTTGAAGAGATACTATTAATACTTGGGTTAATAGTTATTTCTCTATTAGTGTTTATTTTAATTCTTGTTTATATAATAAATTTAAACAAACGTAATAAGGAACTAAACTATTGGGCTAATTCTACTATTGAAGGCATAGCATTATTTGAAGATGGAAAATTAATAAAAGCAAATAATCAGGTCTTGAAAATTTTAGGATATAAAACTTTTCAAGAAATTTACTTAAAAAGTTATTATGATTTAACTGCTCCACAAGAACATTATTTAATTGATAAAAGAATTAAGGGAAATTATCAAGATAAATATGAAATAAAACTTATGAGAAAAGATGGCTCTTTTACTGATGCTTTAGTAAAAGGAAATACAATAAAAAATACAAATAGAAGAATTAGCATATTTGTGGACATAAGTGAACTTAAAAATACTCAAAGAAAATTAAAAGAATTAAATTTGAGTTTAGAAGAGAAGATAAATAAAGAAATAAGAAATAATGAAGAACAAGAATCAATAATGTTTCAACAATCAAAATTTGCTGAAATGGGATTAATGTTACATATGATAGCTCATCAATGGAGACAACCTTTAAATAATATTTCTTTGGTTGTAAACCTTTTAATTAAAAAACAAAAAAATGGTAATTTAAGTATCGATACCTTAGATAGGTTTAAAAATGACTTTCAAAAACAAATAAATTATCTATCAAATACCATAGATGATTTTAGAGAATTTTTTAAACCCGAGAAATTTAAAGAAAAATTTTCATTGCTTGAAATGATTCAGAGTACGTATAGTTTGCTAAAACCAATATTCCAACGTAATAATATAACTTTTAATTTAAATATACAAGTAAATGTAGAGTATTTTGGTTATGAAAATGAATTATCACAAGTTATTTTAAATATTTTGAATAATTCTAAAGATGCATTAATTGAAAATAATGTATTAAATAAAATAGTAAAAATAGATGCAAAAGAGAGTCAAAACTATTTGATAATTAATATTCAAGATAATGGCAAGGGTGTAAAAGAAAAAAACTTAAAGAAGCTTTTTGAACCGTATTTTTCAACAAAAAGCCAAAAAACTGGTACAGGACTTGGCTTATATATGAGTAAGATAATTATAGAAAAACATTTTAATGGTAATATCTTTTGTAAAAATATACTTGATGGCTTTGAAGTAACTATTAAATTACCAAAAATAGATAATAATTAA
- a CDS encoding SDR family NAD(P)-dependent oxidoreductase produces MEQLKKVLITGGNKGIGLAVVKRFIELDYDVVVVARDFSNFEFKDNKKVRCIEYDLSNMTGLKDLAKEVGEIDTLINNAGYMQPKYSYDNYPLEAKEHIMNVDLYAPVELMTLFCEDMKKRNYGRIVNTASIAGQIGHPDIWYGIAKAGLMNATKIFAKLLGGHNIVVNCIAPSPVETDMQKDNSEERKAEFKKAVPCGRFAEPQEAAEVIVWLATACPEYVNGTTVDFNNGSYVR; encoded by the coding sequence ATGGAACAATTAAAAAAAGTATTAATAACAGGTGGAAACAAAGGCATAGGATTAGCAGTTGTAAAAAGATTTATTGAACTTGATTATGATGTAGTTGTAGTTGCAAGAGATTTTTCAAATTTTGAATTTAAAGATAATAAAAAAGTTAGATGTATAGAGTATGATTTATCAAATATGACTGGACTGAAAGATTTAGCAAAAGAAGTAGGAGAAATAGATACCTTAATCAACAATGCTGGATATATGCAACCAAAATACTCTTATGATAATTATCCTCTTGAAGCAAAAGAGCATATAATGAATGTGGATTTGTATGCTCCTGTTGAACTTATGACACTATTTTGCGAAGATATGAAAAAAAGAAATTATGGAAGAATAGTAAACACAGCATCAATTGCTGGACAAATCGGTCATCCTGATATTTGGTATGGGATTGCAAAAGCAGGGCTTATGAATGCAACTAAGATTTTTGCAAAACTTTTAGGTGGACATAATATTGTTGTAAATTGTATAGCTCCAAGTCCTGTTGAAACTGATATGCAAAAAGATAACTCTGAAGAGAGAAAAGCAGAGTTTAAAAAAGCAGTTCCTTGTGGAAGATTTGCAGAACCCCAAGAAGCAGCTGAAGTTATAGTTTGGTTAGCTACAGCTTGTCCTGAGTATGTAAATGGAACTACAGTTGATTTTAACAATGGTTCATACGTAAGATAA
- a CDS encoding DMT family transporter has translation MTDKSKNIFYALMFLAMAGWGASWVSAKVLSAYINEYELIFFRNIFTIITLLPVLLYSKKSFHINLKSFILVIIASIVMIAYMKCYFLGTKFGTASLGGALVTTMIPINTFLIMAMFFGRKIGRKDIFALVLGGIGVLTMLNIWSFSHEQIFSQKNVYFVLASILWPILTIVSSKATKISPMVFTFYMYVITTIMVMVFFVDVPSIDYKAFDWIFWLNILSISVISTTFATTIYFVGIEKLGTNEVSSFIFLVPLFAIILSVIFLKEHISLTIIIGTILTLIAVKILNNIRIFRKANK, from the coding sequence ATGACAGACAAAAGTAAAAATATTTTTTATGCTCTTATGTTCCTAGCGATGGCTGGATGGGGAGCTTCTTGGGTTAGTGCAAAAGTTTTAAGTGCTTATATTAATGAATATGAACTGATATTTTTTAGAAATATCTTTACGATTATTACACTTCTTCCAGTATTATTATATTCAAAAAAAAGTTTTCATATAAACCTAAAAAGTTTTATTTTAGTTATTATAGCTTCAATTGTGATGATAGCTTATATGAAATGTTATTTTCTAGGAACTAAATTTGGAACAGCAAGTCTTGGTGGAGCCTTAGTTACAACAATGATTCCCATAAATACTTTTTTAATCATGGCTATGTTTTTTGGAAGAAAAATAGGTAGAAAAGATATTTTTGCTTTAGTTCTTGGAGGTATTGGAGTTCTAACGATGCTTAATATTTGGTCTTTTTCACACGAACAAATATTTTCACAAAAAAATGTTTATTTTGTATTAGCATCAATTCTTTGGCCAATTCTTACAATTGTAAGTTCAAAAGCTACAAAAATCTCACCTATGGTATTTACTTTTTATATGTACGTAATTACCACTATTATGGTTATGGTATTTTTTGTTGATGTGCCAAGTATTGATTATAAAGCTTTTGATTGGATTTTTTGGTTGAATATTCTTTCGATATCAGTTATCTCTACAACTTTTGCCACAACAATATATTTTGTAGGAATAGAGAAACTTGGAACAAATGAAGTAAGTTCTTTTATCTTTTTAGTTCCTTTATTTGCTATTATTTTAAGTGTTATTTTCTTAAAAGAGCATATAAGTTTAACTATAATAATAGGTACAATATTAACACTCATTGCAGTAAAAATTCTAAATAATATAAGAATCTTTAGAAAAGCAAACAAATAA
- a CDS encoding AraC family transcriptional regulator, protein MKLETLNKTIFENIHHSNGEFSKHFHNTYTIGLTHDGIFKSRYEKKIIYSYKQSSKIINPGEVHGGDSNSWKYTNFYPSIELVSEVYEQIFLEKKIPIFTEHIINDINLYNLLLNFFISIYSNVDKMIVETNMINALSYLIKNYADMTKDYDYSFNNKEIIKNSISYIKDSLETNISLDDLAANSNLSKYHFLRVFRNNTGITPHKYILIQRIEKSKDLILKGMNISSAAYSTGFSDQSHLIRSFKKVYGYTPNDFKQNSNFVL, encoded by the coding sequence ATGAAATTAGAAACTTTAAATAAAACAATTTTTGAGAATATTCATCATTCTAATGGAGAGTTTTCAAAACATTTTCATAATACTTATACTATTGGATTAACACATGATGGTATATTTAAATCAAGATATGAAAAAAAAATAATTTATTCATACAAACAATCTTCAAAAATTATAAATCCTGGTGAAGTGCATGGTGGAGATTCAAATTCGTGGAAATATACAAATTTTTATCCAAGCATAGAACTAGTAAGTGAAGTTTATGAGCAAATCTTTTTAGAAAAAAAGATTCCTATTTTTACTGAACATATAATAAATGACATAAACCTTTATAATTTACTTTTAAACTTTTTTATTAGTATATATAGCAATGTTGATAAAATGATTGTTGAAACAAATATGATTAATGCATTATCTTATTTAATTAAAAATTATGCAGATATGACAAAAGATTATGACTATTCTTTTAATAATAAAGAAATTATTAAAAACTCAATATCTTATATCAAAGATAGTTTAGAAACAAACATTTCTTTAGATGATTTGGCTGCAAACTCAAATCTTAGTAAATACCATTTTTTAAGAGTTTTTAGAAATAATACAGGTATTACACCACATAAATATATTTTGATTCAAAGAATTGAAAAGAGCAAAGATTTGATTTTAAAGGGTATGAATATTTCAAGTGCTGCATATTCTACAGGTTTTTCTGACCAATCACATTTAATTAGAAGTTTTAAAAAAGTATATGGGTATACTCCCAATGATTTTAAACAAAACAGCAATTTTGTTCTATAA